The following are encoded in a window of Halorarum salinum genomic DNA:
- a CDS encoding Ntn hydrolase family protein, protein METETEFGTTIVGLVADGRVVLASDRRASVGGMVSSKRAEKVFPVGDRAALAFTGVVGDAQALVPKLESEVRLYETRRGRRLSVPALATLTRNVMGEDPVRVQHLLAGVDADGPHLYSFDAGGAALEQPYAADGSGGPTAYGVLENGYDAELELADARAVAADAVAAASERDLASGNGLNVAVVADGDVSVDRYDDPAAVAS, encoded by the coding sequence ATGGAGACGGAAACCGAGTTCGGGACGACCATCGTGGGGCTCGTGGCCGACGGTCGGGTCGTCCTCGCGTCGGACAGGCGGGCCAGCGTGGGCGGCATGGTGTCGAGCAAGCGCGCGGAGAAGGTGTTCCCGGTCGGCGACCGCGCCGCGCTGGCGTTCACCGGCGTCGTCGGCGACGCGCAGGCGCTCGTGCCGAAACTCGAATCCGAGGTTCGGCTGTACGAGACGCGCCGCGGGAGGCGGCTGTCGGTGCCCGCGCTGGCGACGTTGACGCGGAACGTGATGGGCGAGGACCCCGTTCGCGTCCAGCACCTCCTCGCCGGCGTCGACGCCGACGGCCCGCACCTCTACTCGTTCGACGCCGGCGGCGCGGCGCTGGAACAGCCCTACGCTGCGGACGGTTCGGGCGGCCCGACGGCCTACGGCGTGCTGGAGAACGGATACGACGCGGAACTCGAACTCGCGGACGCCCGCGCGGTCGCGGCCGACGCGGTCGCGGCCGCCTCGGAGCGGGACCTGGCCTCCGGGAACGGGCTGAACGTCGCGGTCGTCGCGGACGGCGACGTCTCGGTCGACCGCTACGACGACCCGGCCGCCGTCGCGTCGTAG
- a CDS encoding dihydropteroate synthase — translation MRTVDAAGLEIGDGHPPRIMGVLNVSEESPYSPSVFDDPGEAAAYVDEELVGEGADIVDVGLESANKRFEVLSAEEELTRLDTAVETVESVSGDAVFSIETRYHEVADAALSRGFDAVNDICGFADPEMPAVCADHDAAVVKMASPPDLERPGAVEDVDDIYEALAMNGFTEKTILDPAFGGWSEAKTLRDDREAFRRLREFRGYGRPLLVSINRKNFLREVAGRDTGEALPVSLAATSMAVERGAHVIRTHDVAETRDAALIGEEFARRRARHGGDVSVEELDVTTPGEAARHVDRLGGDPDVAAESVTRVFEFDGLSPDETGALRAAAAETDAIAVVGGGGDAALLVGTPGALGRASRAASGVSDALDGALATFPSPPE, via the coding sequence ATGCGAACCGTGGACGCCGCCGGGCTCGAAATCGGCGACGGGCACCCGCCCCGGATCATGGGCGTGCTCAACGTCTCGGAGGAGTCGCCGTACTCGCCCAGCGTCTTCGACGACCCCGGCGAGGCGGCGGCGTACGTCGACGAGGAACTGGTCGGCGAGGGCGCCGACATCGTGGACGTCGGCCTCGAATCGGCGAACAAACGGTTCGAGGTGCTCTCCGCCGAGGAGGAACTGACCAGGCTGGATACCGCCGTCGAGACCGTCGAATCCGTCTCCGGGGACGCGGTCTTCTCCATCGAGACGCGCTACCACGAGGTCGCCGACGCGGCGCTCTCGCGCGGGTTCGACGCCGTGAACGACATCTGCGGCTTCGCGGACCCGGAGATGCCCGCGGTCTGTGCGGACCACGACGCCGCGGTCGTGAAGATGGCCTCGCCCCCGGACCTCGAACGACCCGGCGCGGTGGAGGACGTGGACGACATCTACGAGGCGCTCGCGATGAACGGCTTCACCGAGAAGACGATCCTCGACCCGGCGTTCGGCGGCTGGTCGGAGGCGAAGACGCTCCGGGACGACCGCGAGGCGTTCCGCAGGCTCCGGGAGTTCCGCGGCTACGGTCGCCCGCTGCTCGTCTCGATCAACCGCAAGAACTTCCTCCGGGAGGTCGCGGGCCGCGACACCGGGGAGGCCCTGCCCGTCTCGCTCGCCGCGACCTCGATGGCCGTCGAGCGCGGCGCGCACGTGATCCGCACCCACGACGTCGCGGAGACGCGCGACGCCGCGTTGATCGGGGAGGAGTTCGCCCGGCGGCGGGCCCGGCACGGCGGGGACGTCTCCGTCGAGGAACTGGACGTGACCACCCCCGGCGAGGCGGCCCGCCACGTCGACCGACTCGGCGGGGACCCCGACGTCGCGGCGGAGTCGGTCACGCGCGTGTTCGAGTTCGACGGTCTCTCGCCCGACGAGACGGGCGCGCTCCGGGCTGCGGCGGCGGAAACCGACGCCATCGCCGTGGTCGGGGGCGGGGGAGACGCCGCGTTACTCGTCGGGACGCCCGGGGCGCTCGGACGAGCCTCGCGAGCGGCATCGGGCGTCTCGGACGCTCTCGACGGCGCGTTGGCCACGTTTCCGTCTCCTCCCGAGTGA
- a CDS encoding glutamate--tRNA ligase, producing MDEDLRERVRAAAETAALYNALKHGSDPDVGAIMGPMMGENPDFRPHGDEIPGVVAPVASEVAAMDAAARRERLGELAPELLADLEADDEADERTLPDLPNADEYDEVRMRAAPNPNGPWHIGHARMPSVIGTYAERYDGHFIVRFDDTNPDEGVGRPVLWAYDEILDDIDYLGFEPDEVLRASDRLETYYEHARELIDLGGAYTCSCPADEFRRLKADGEACPHRGKDPEMVRGEFNAMVAGDVGEGEMVLRVKTDVGHKNPALRDWVAFRIVDTPHPREAAADYRAWPMLDFQSGVDDHLTGVTHIIRGIDLQDSAKRQGFVYDYFGWEYPEVLHWGHVQIDEYDVKMSTSTIKRRIEAGELDGWDDPRVPTLMSVRRRGIRGEAIVDAMVGLGMSTSDVDLAMSTVYANNRELVDDESDRRFLVRDGERLAVTGGDRPGAGHPPLHPEHEERGTRNIPVGDAVLLESGDVPDDGGRVWLKGYGCLRREDDALAWVGTDIDLVREEGVPVVHWAPAEGNVRVRLRTTEGDVFGHAEPGYADYQPDDLVQFERVGFARYDREEADETVAYYAHP from the coding sequence ATGGACGAGGACCTTCGGGAGCGCGTGCGCGCGGCCGCGGAGACGGCGGCGCTCTACAACGCGCTCAAACACGGCTCGGACCCGGACGTGGGCGCGATCATGGGCCCGATGATGGGCGAGAACCCCGACTTCAGGCCGCACGGCGACGAGATCCCGGGCGTCGTCGCGCCCGTCGCGAGCGAGGTGGCCGCGATGGACGCGGCCGCGCGCCGCGAGCGCCTCGGCGAACTCGCCCCCGAACTGCTCGCGGACCTCGAGGCCGACGACGAGGCGGACGAACGGACCCTCCCCGACCTCCCGAACGCCGACGAGTACGACGAGGTCAGGATGCGCGCCGCGCCGAACCCCAACGGACCGTGGCACATCGGGCACGCCCGGATGCCGTCGGTCATCGGGACGTACGCCGAGCGGTACGACGGCCACTTCATCGTCCGGTTCGACGACACCAACCCGGACGAGGGCGTCGGCCGGCCGGTGCTCTGGGCCTACGACGAGATCCTCGACGACATCGACTACCTCGGCTTCGAACCCGACGAGGTGTTGCGCGCGTCCGACCGCCTCGAGACGTACTACGAGCACGCCAGGGAGTTGATCGATCTGGGCGGGGCCTACACCTGTTCGTGTCCGGCGGACGAGTTCAGGCGCCTGAAGGCGGACGGCGAGGCGTGCCCCCACCGCGGAAAGGACCCGGAGATGGTCCGCGGGGAGTTCAATGCGATGGTCGCCGGCGACGTCGGCGAGGGCGAGATGGTCCTCCGCGTGAAGACCGACGTCGGTCACAAGAACCCTGCGCTGCGCGACTGGGTGGCGTTCCGCATCGTCGACACGCCGCACCCGCGGGAGGCGGCCGCCGACTACCGCGCGTGGCCGATGCTGGACTTCCAGTCCGGGGTCGACGACCACCTGACCGGCGTCACCCACATCATCCGCGGCATCGACCTCCAGGACTCGGCCAAGCGCCAGGGGTTCGTGTACGACTACTTCGGCTGGGAGTACCCCGAGGTGCTCCACTGGGGTCACGTCCAGATCGACGAGTACGACGTGAAGATGTCCACTTCGACGATCAAGCGCCGGATCGAGGCCGGGGAGCTCGACGGCTGGGACGACCCGCGGGTGCCGACCCTCATGTCCGTGCGTCGGCGGGGCATCCGCGGGGAGGCCATCGTCGACGCGATGGTGGGGCTGGGCATGTCGACCAGCGACGTCGACCTGGCCATGTCGACGGTGTACGCGAACAACCGCGAACTCGTCGACGACGAGTCGGACCGGCGCTTCCTCGTCCGAGACGGCGAGCGTCTCGCGGTGACGGGCGGGGACCGACCCGGCGCCGGCCACCCGCCGCTCCACCCCGAACACGAGGAGCGCGGGACCCGGAACATCCCCGTCGGCGACGCCGTGTTGCTCGAGTCCGGGGACGTCCCCGACGACGGCGGGCGCGTCTGGCTGAAGGGGTACGGCTGTCTCCGGCGGGAGGACGACGCGCTCGCGTGGGTCGGCACCGACATCGATCTCGTCCGCGAGGAGGGCGTGCCCGTCGTCCACTGGGCGCCGGCCGAGGGGAACGTTCGCGTTCGGCTCCGGACGACGGAGGGGGACGTGTTCGGCCACGCGGAGCCCGGGTACGCCGACTACCAGCCGGACGACCTCGTGCAGTTCGAGCGCGTCGGCTTCGCCCGCTACGACCGCGAGGAGGCCGACGAGACTGTCGCGTACTACGCACACCCCTGA
- a CDS encoding RNA methyltransferase: MTGGDGDDGSEYAVVVVEPETPGNVGTIARAMKNFGLSDLKLVDPPELREDGEAYGFAGHARDDVLPNADEVTFDEMVESYHTVGCTAITGEDARRHVRFPFRTPAELRDSLATVEADTALVFGREGRGLNNDELARLDEVCSIPASADYPVLNLGQAATVTLYELRDLFVDETQLPDVERERAVEADVERLYEQFSAFLDAVEHREHKRERTRRLARRLVGRAHPTEKEVSTLTGVFRRAARDLEEADLGRGPPDRG, encoded by the coding sequence ATGACCGGCGGCGACGGGGACGACGGGAGCGAGTACGCCGTCGTGGTCGTCGAACCCGAGACGCCCGGGAACGTCGGCACCATCGCGCGGGCAATGAAGAACTTCGGGCTCTCGGACCTGAAGCTCGTGGATCCCCCGGAACTGCGTGAGGACGGCGAGGCGTACGGCTTCGCCGGTCACGCGCGGGACGACGTGCTCCCGAACGCCGACGAGGTCACCTTCGACGAGATGGTCGAGTCCTACCACACGGTCGGCTGTACCGCCATCACGGGGGAGGACGCCCGCCGCCACGTCCGGTTTCCCTTCCGGACGCCGGCGGAGCTCCGCGACTCGCTCGCGACCGTCGAGGCCGACACGGCGCTCGTGTTCGGCCGCGAGGGGCGGGGGCTGAACAACGACGAACTGGCCCGCCTCGACGAGGTGTGTTCCATCCCGGCGAGCGCCGACTACCCGGTGCTCAACCTCGGCCAGGCGGCGACCGTGACGCTGTACGAACTCCGCGACCTGTTCGTCGACGAGACGCAACTCCCTGACGTGGAGCGTGAACGCGCCGTCGAGGCCGACGTCGAGCGGCTCTACGAGCAGTTCTCCGCGTTCCTCGACGCGGTCGAACACCGCGAGCACAAGCGCGAGCGGACGAGGCGGCTCGCCCGCCGACTCGTCGGGCGCGCCCACCCCACCGAGAAGGAGGTCAGCACGCTCACCGGCGTCTTCCGGAGGGCCGCACGCGACCTGGAAGAGGCCGACCTCGGCCGCGGGCCGCCGGACCGCGGGTAG
- a CDS encoding 6-hydroxymethylpterin diphosphokinase MptE-like protein: MEFTEWEPIYELILADFGFDRAADEAVRDRMAELAEPFGLERLDCAGETVAVAGAGPSLEAEADDARAADRVFAASTATDRLTDAGVRVDAMVTDLDKNPGTGLDRTERGEVVVAHAHGDNRELVEAWLPRFDTAHVLATTQAAPVGPVLNVGGFTDGDRAAFLADALGAAGLVFPGWDFDDPSVAGMKARKLRWAERLLHLLERRRGERFAVLDGRRDAVDPL; the protein is encoded by the coding sequence ATGGAGTTCACCGAGTGGGAGCCGATCTACGAGCTGATCCTCGCCGACTTCGGCTTCGACAGGGCGGCGGACGAGGCCGTACGGGACCGAATGGCCGAACTGGCCGAGCCGTTCGGCCTCGAGCGACTGGACTGTGCGGGCGAGACCGTCGCGGTCGCCGGCGCCGGCCCGTCCCTCGAAGCCGAGGCCGACGACGCGCGTGCGGCCGACCGCGTGTTCGCCGCCTCGACCGCGACGGACCGCCTGACCGACGCCGGGGTCCGGGTCGACGCGATGGTCACCGACCTCGACAAGAACCCGGGGACCGGTCTCGACCGAACGGAGCGCGGCGAGGTCGTGGTCGCGCACGCCCACGGGGACAACCGGGAGCTCGTCGAGGCGTGGCTCCCACGGTTCGACACCGCCCACGTGCTCGCGACGACCCAGGCCGCGCCGGTCGGACCCGTCCTGAACGTCGGCGGATTCACCGACGGCGACCGGGCCGCGTTCCTCGCGGACGCCCTCGGCGCCGCGGGGCTCGTCTTCCCGGGCTGGGACTTCGACGACCCCTCGGTCGCCGGGATGAAGGCGCGAAAGCTCCGGTGGGCGGAACGACTCCTGCACCTCCTGGAGCGCCGCCGCGGCGAGCGGTTCGCGGTGCTCGACGGCCGACGCGACGCCGTCGACCCGCTCTGA
- a CDS encoding DUF5804 family protein codes for MPTVCLVGEPEVELRYELLSRETARDALSTYDLASPFENSIAVETVSLGAAVSLLNDLNWYLVRFVEEAFVKDPSVSGEEWLSRRLATDVRNDDVRPEETDRLLKVFGLEEGELVEPMFLARSDGAALPEYDLRDVEETVRVRVTEGEFEG; via the coding sequence ATGCCCACGGTGTGTCTCGTCGGGGAGCCGGAGGTGGAACTCCGCTACGAACTCCTCTCCCGGGAGACTGCCCGGGACGCGCTCTCGACGTACGACCTCGCGTCCCCGTTCGAGAACAGCATCGCCGTCGAGACGGTGAGCCTCGGCGCCGCGGTGTCGCTGCTGAACGACCTCAACTGGTATCTCGTGCGGTTCGTCGAGGAGGCGTTCGTGAAGGATCCGTCCGTCTCCGGGGAGGAGTGGCTCTCCCGACGGCTCGCGACCGACGTACGGAACGACGACGTCCGGCCCGAGGAGACCGACAGGCTGCTGAAGGTGTTCGGCCTCGAGGAGGGGGAACTCGTCGAGCCGATGTTCCTCGCGCGGAGCGACGGGGCGGCCCTCCCGGAGTACGACCTCCGCGACGTCGAGGAGACGGTCCGCGTCCGGGTCACCGAGGGGGAGTTCGAGGGCTAA